From the genome of Nicotiana sylvestris chromosome 2, ASM39365v2, whole genome shotgun sequence, one region includes:
- the LOC104235629 gene encoding transcription termination factor MTEF1, chloroplastic — MSSFHSSLCFSVQKLPSPSPSPSEQQMSLLSTKPKSILQKNPLYQPTHKNISLQFKEKILCLEIMGVDSGKALSQNPCLHTASLHTIHSIITFLQSKGLHQKDFARIFGMCPRILTSDIRCELNPVFNFLSKDLRVPESNFRRVINKCPRLLICSVEDQLKPALFYLQRLGFRDLHHLAYQDPILLVSSVENTLIPKLEYLASLGFSRNEAVEMTLRCPGLFTFSIDNNFKPKFEYFSQEMGGELDELMEFPQYFAFSLEKRIKPRHIELVQSGVSIPLPLMLKTTDEEFKEMIRQQTG; from the coding sequence ATGTCATCTTTTCATTCTTCTCTATGCTTCTCTGTTCAGAAATtaccatcaccatcaccatcaccatcagaGCAACAAATGAGTCTTTTATCAACAAAACCAAAATCCATTCTCCAAAAAAACCCACTCTATCAACCAACTCACAAGAACATTTCTTTGCAATTCAAGGAGAAAATCTTGTGCTTGGAAATCATGGGTGTTGATTCAGGAAAAGCACTCTCTCAAAACCCTTGTCTCCACACagcttctttacacactattCATTCCATCATCACTTTCCTTCAGTccaaaggccttcaccaaaagGACTTTGCAAGAATCTTTGGAATGTGCCCAAGAATCTTGACATCAGATATAAGATGTGAACTCAATCCAGTTTTCAACTTCCTCTCAAAAGACCTAAGAGTCCCTGAAAGTAACTTCAGAAGGGTCATTAACAAATGTCCAAGATTACTAATTTGCAGTGTGGAAGACCAGCTAAAACCAGCTTTGTTTTATCTTCAAAGACTTGGGTTCAGAGATTTGCATCATTTAGCTTATCAGGATCCAATATTGCTGGTTTCCAGTGTGGAAAATACGTTAATACCCAAGCTGGAGTATTTGGCAAGTCTAGGATTTTCAAGAAATGAAGCAGTGGAAATGACTTTGAGGTGTCCAGGGCTCTTCACTTTCAGCATTGACAacaatttcaagcctaaatttgaATACTTTTCTCAAGAAATGGGAGGTGAATTGGATGAATTGATGGAGTTTCCTCAGTATTTTGCTTTTAGTTTGGAGAAGAGGATAAAGCCAAGGCACATTGAACTTGTACAGAGTGGAGTTTCAATTCCCTTGCCTTTGATGCTCAAGACTACTGATGAAGAGTTCAAGGAGATGATAAGGCAACAAACTGGATAA